In a single window of the Penaeus monodon isolate SGIC_2016 chromosome 3, NSTDA_Pmon_1, whole genome shotgun sequence genome:
- the LOC119597700 gene encoding uncharacterized protein LOC119597700 — MLCPVASPHIRMICSPAMAIRLLLVLGLSCAVDSICDYWSIQCATVIQCISRENICDGMITCKDGSDESICSGNKLKVYPPTTTTTTTTATTTTTTPAPTPPPPNNVEESEALGQRFARTFNDTLHHPRCPKLYTSVGNKCLSLLYFVKVGWGEARALCSAIGGELVLYPSASDGEFAALLKYLREIGMTTDFWVGGRYTKDTEAWTWLDDAPMDLGSPYWAVRHTDSCSSRQQESAQDGKPEDVAYWTNTSACYHYEQAPRRDSHELCAAVTFRHYFYISDEDCLSVPDPLCEHVSQHRS, encoded by the exons ATGCTGTGTCCTGTGGCATCGCCGCACATCAGGATGATCTGCTCACCGGCGATGGCGATTAGACTCCTGCTGGTGCTTGGACTCTCTTGCGCAG TTGACAGCATTTGTGATTATTGGTCGATTCAGTGTGCTACAGTAATACAATGCATCTCACGCGAAAATATCTGTGATGGTATGATTACCTGTAAAGACGGCTCAGATGAAAGCATTTGTTCT GGAAACAAGCTTAAAGTTTATCCACCTACTACAACGACCACTACTACCACAGCCACTACAACTACTA CGAcgcccgcccccacccctcccccacccaacaaCGTGGAGGAGAGCGAGGCGCTGGGTCAGAGGTTCGCTCGGACCTTCAACGACACACTCCACCACCCAAGATGCCCCAAGTTGTACACCAGCGTCGGGAACAAGTGCCTCTCCCTTCTTTACTTCGTCAAG GTCGGCTGGGGGGAAGCAAGGGCCCTGTGCTCGGCCATCGGCGGGGAGTTGGTTCTCTACCCTTCTGCCTCCGACGGGGAGTTCGCTGCTCTTCTGAAATACCTGCGGGAGATAG GGATGACGACGGACTTCTGGGTGGGAGGCCGGTACACGAAGGACACCGAGGCGTGGACGTGGCTTGACGACGCCCCGATGGACCTCGGCTCGCCCTACTGGGCCGTCAG ACACACGGATAGTTGCAGCAGCCGCCAGCAGGAGTCAGCGCAAGACGGCAAGCCTGAGGACGTCGCCTACTGGACCAACACTTCGGCCTGCTACCACTACGAGCAGGCGCCGCGGCGCGACTCCCACGAGCTCTGCGCCGCCGTCACCTTCCGCCACTACTTCTACATTAGCGACGAGGACTGCCTCAGCGTCCCGGACCCTCTGTGTGAACATGTTTCCCAGCACCGCTCATGA
- the LOC119588040 gene encoding uncharacterized protein LOC119588040 — MSFAGTVNPRHHQSGCKPEAGHWHHNLQIAAGEFGCLAVMFRILRPLAKSSVKMVRSLLMVVRSLVLLGVCSGVYSCSISYIGCATTRVCVNRKNICDGRRDCLDNSDEDICNGRKLGVFPSTTTTTTTTTTTTTTTPAPTPPPPNNVEESEALGQKFARTFNDTHPHPRCPKLYTSVGNKCLSLLYFVKVGWGEARALCSAIGGELVLYPSASDGEFAALLKYLREIQMTTDFWVGGRYTKDTEAWTWLDDAPMDLGSPYWAVRHTHSCSSRQQESAQDGKSEDIAYWTNTSACYHYEQAPRRDSHELCAALTFRHYFYLARGLLASGALFTHHRAAATQDSPCPQPTGETPTPGSPVAPAALAITVGTPPTHTQEYAYSVQPYET, encoded by the exons ATGTCGTTTGCGGGTACAGTCAACCCGCGACACCACCAGTCGGGGTGCAAGCCCGAGGCCGGACACTGGCACCACAACCTACAAA TTGCAGCTGGTGAATTCGGGTGTTTAGCTGTCATGTTCA GAATTTTGCGTCCTTTGGCAAAATCCTCCGTGAAGATGGTTCGCTCACTGCTGATGGTCGTTAGGTCCTTGGTGCTGCTTGGGGTTTGTAGCGGAG TTTACAGCTGCTCTATTTCATACATTGGTTGTGCTACAACGAGAGTGTGCGTCAATAGGAAAAATATTTGTGATGGGAGACGGGACTGCCTTGACAACTCAGACGAAGACATCTGCAAC GGAAGAAAGCTAGGAGTATTTCCTTCTACCACAACGACCACtactaccacaaccaccacaactaCCA CGAcgcccgcccccacccctcccccacccaacaaCGTGGAGGAGAGCGAGGCGCTGGGTCAGAAGTTCGCTCGGACCTTCAacgacacacacccccacccaagaTGCCCCAAGCTCTACACCAGCGTCGGGAACaagtgcctctctcttctctacttcgtCAAG GTCGGTTGGGGGGAGGCAAGGGCCCTGTGCTCGGCCATCGGCGGGGAGCTGGTTCTCTATCCCTCGGCCTCCGACGGGGAGTTCGCTGCTCTCCTGAAGTACCTGCGGGAGATAC AGATGACGACGGACTTCTGGGTGGGAGGCCGGTACACGAAGGACACCGAGGCGTGGACGTGGCTGGACGACGCCCCGATGGACCTCGGCTCGCCCTACTGGGCCGTCAG ACACACCCACAGCTGCAGCAGCCGCCAACAGGAGTCAGCGCAAGACGGCAAGTCTGAGGACATCGCCTACTGGACCAACACTTCGGCCTGCTACCACTACGAGCAGGCGCCGCGGCGCGACTCCCACGAGCTCTGCGCCGCCCTCACCTTCCGCCACTACTTCTACTTAGCACGGGGACTGCTCGCGTCAGGAGCCCTCTT CACACATCACCGAGCAGCAGCAACTCAGGACAGCCCCTGTCCTCAGCCGACGGGGGAGACCCCCACCCCCGGCTCCCCCGTAGCACCTGCAGCACTAGCCATCACAGTGGGCACtccgcccacacacacccaagaaTATGCCTA CTCAGTGCAGCCTTATGAGACCTAG